The genomic segment CTTGATCAGACCGGTTCGAACCGGCGAAATCGAGGGAATAAGAGGAACAGAGCGGAGGGCACCCGCATGACACGACAATGGCTGTCGGTGTCGCTGGGGCGTGGCGCCTTCCTGACGTGGGCGAGCCGCGAGGCTCGCCGCGCCAGCGAAGCGTGGTTTGCGCCGGGCGTTCTGGGCACGGGCCTGGCCCTGCTGGCTTGGGGACAGGCGGCCGGGAGCTGGGCCTCCTCGCTGCCGGGCCCCTCTCGGCTGCCGGGTGAGCGAGCCGCCACGGCGCAGCTGCCGCGCCTGCTGGGCGATTTTTCGGCGGCGGCCTGGGCCAGCTGGGAGAACACCACGCACCTGCCCTGGGATCCCAAAAACCGCTACACCCGCCTGGATACGGCGGAGGGCCCCGTGGTGCGGGTCGACAGTCAGGGCGCCGCCTCGATGCTGCTGAAGCAGATCACGCACGATGCCCAGCGCGAGCCGATCGTTTCCTGGCGCTGGCGCATCGCCGCGCCGCTGGTGGGCGGCGATGAGACCAGCAAGGAGCGCGACGATTGCGCGGCGCGCGTCTATTTCCTGTGGGGCCTGCGCACGCGCGCGGACCTGTTCACCGCCACGGGGGTAGGCTACGTCTGGGGACAGGGCCGGCGGGCCGGGCAGATCGGGCCGTCGCCCTACACCGGCCAGATCGGCGTGATCACGCTGCGCAGCGGCAGCCAGGGCGCCGGCGAGTGGCAGACCGAGCGGCGGGATCTGGAGGCCGACTACCGGGCCTGCCACAAGCGACCGCCGCCCGGCCCGGTCACGGCGATCGCGATCCTGACCGACACCGACCAGACCAAGGTGGCCGCCACCGCCTGGTACAGCGCCATTTACGCTGCGCCGCGCCGCTGAGCGTGGGGCGATGCGATCACGGACCCTCGCCTGATCGGTGTGGGGTGACTTCGTCGGCTTCGCTGAGGTCGGCGTCCTCCGCTTGCCCTATGGTGGCCAGACGAGGCGTCCACACGCCCGTTTCAAGGCAGGAGGCAAGTGACCATGCAAACCACCCGAATGGGGGCCGCCATGCTGCTGGTGGCCACGTTGGCCGCGTGCGGAACCGGCGGTGCCGTCCCACCCACCACGCGCCTGTCGGTGCTGATGGCCTCGGAGGCGCCGACGGCCACTCCGATGCCCGACGAGGCGCCGGCCTCTCCGGAGGCGACGCGGGTCCCCGACGGGACCGTGCCGGAGGCGCTGCCTTCGGGGTCCGCTGACGTGAAGCCCGAGGATCCCACGGATTCCGGTTCATCGGTAGAGGGCGACGAGGGGAGCGGCAGCGGCTCCTCCGACAGCACGGACACCGGTGCTGCGGCAGGGACGGAGCCCCCCAAGCCCGACACGGAGGAGCCGCCCGTGGTGGTGGCGTGGCCCGAGGAGGGCAGCGGCTACCCGGCCGAGTGGTTCGCTTATACCAGCGTGGCCGAGGGGGAGACGGCCACCGCGCCACGTGCCCTGGAGGCCGCGATGCTGCCGCCCAAGCCGGGCCAGCCCCGCTGTAAGTCTCCCTGGCCTGGCCTCGTGGCCAGTGGCAACCTGTTTCTGGTGGGGGCCCAGCCGGCCAGTGCGCCCAGCTACACCTTGGGGCTCTCGGCCGTGCCGCTCTGCAAGGGCAAGGATGCCGCCTTCGGGCGGCTGGAACTGGGCTACCTGTCGGTGCCTGGCGGATTCTACGGCACGGTCGGGACGCTGGTGCGGCGCGGGGGCTGTCTGGTCGTTGCTGGGAGCGGGTTTTTCGAGACCCGCGGTCAGGTCGGGCCGACCGTGCCCTGGCGGGTCGAGGCCTGCGTCAAGGCGGTCGGTTCCGGTCAGTTTCAGGGCACGATCCGACGGGTGGCGATCGCCAACGAGGTGCTGAACGCCGATCCGCGGCGCCTGGTCTGCATCAAGGGGCCTCTGGATGCGTGCGCATCGCCCGATATGGTGGCGCAGGCGCGCTGAGCACGGGGCCGCCCGGGGGCCAACGCGCCCCCGGGTCACCCTTCATTTTGCGCCTTCCAGCCGGGTCAGCATGAAGGCGTAATCCTCCGCCAGCTCTGCCAGTTGGGCGAAGCGGCCCGAGCGGCCCCCGTGGCCCGCCTCCATGTTGATGCGGAACAGCAACGGGTTCGCGTCGGTCTTGTGGGTGCGCAGTTTGGCCACCCACTTGGCCGGCTCGAAATATTGCACCTGCGAGTCGTTCAGGCCGGTGGTGACCAGCATGGCCGGGTACGCCTGGCGCTTGACCTGGTCATACGGGGAATAGCTCAGGATGTAGTCGTAAGCGGCCTTCTCCTGCGGGTTGCCCCACTCGTCGAACTCATTGGTCGTGAGCGGGATCGAGTGGTCCAGCATCGTCGTCACGGCATCCACGAAGGGCACGTGGGCGATGAGGCCGCGGTAGCGATCGGGGGCCATGTTGGCGATCGCCCCCATCAGCAGTCCGCCGGCGCTTTCCCCGGAGGCGAAGACCTTGTCGCGCGCGGCATAGCCGTCGCGCACCAGCTGGTCCGTCACGTCGATGAAGTCGGTGAAGGTGTTGCGCTTGTTCTGCACGCGCCCCGCGTCATACCAGGCCCGCCCCATTTCCTGGCCGCCGCGCACGTGGGCGATCGCGTAGACGAAGCCCCGATCGACCAGCGAGAACAGGGTGGAGTTGAAGTCCGGGCTGATCGAGGCGCCATAGGCCCCGTAGGCGTACTGGTAAAGCGGGGCCTGGCCGTTGCGCTGGAAATCCTTGCGATAGAGCAGGCTCACGGGCACGCGTGCGCCGTCGCGGGCCGTGACCCAGACGCGCTCGGTGCGGTAGTTTTCCTGGCGGAATCCGCCCAGCACCGGCCGACGCTTGCGCAGCCGCGTTTCGCCGGTGTCCATGTGGATCTCGTAGGTGGAATCCGGCGTGGTGAGCGACGAATAGGCGTAGCGGAGCCAGGGCGTGTCCTGTTCGAGGTTCGTGTCGGTATGAGCCACGTACACCGGCTCACCGCCATCGATGTAGCGGGCCTGGCTCAGGTTGCGCCAGGGCATGATGCGCACGCGCTCCAACGCGTCGCTGCGTTCGTTCAGCACCAGGTGGTGTTTGAAGACCGCGAAGGAATCGAGGAAGACCTTGGGGTCGTGTGCCAGCAAGGGCTGCCAGCGGGCGCGATCGCCGATCTGCTGGTCGTCCACCGTCATCAGGCGGAAGTTGGGCGCTTGCCAGTCGGTCTTGATCACCCAGCGCCGCCCCTGGTGCTCGGCCTCGTACTGCACGTCGCGGGCCCGGGGCGCCAGCAGGCGAAAGCGTTCCTGGCGATCGCCGACCGGCAGCACGCGCATTTCGCTGGACACCGTGCTGCTCAGACCCAGCACGATGTGGCTGTCGTCCTGGCTGTTGCCCACGCCCATGTAGAAACTGGGGTCCTTTTCCCGGTACAGCACCGGATCGCGTGACACGGGCTGGCCCAGCGTGTGG from the Candidatus Sericytochromatia bacterium genome contains:
- a CDS encoding S9 family peptidase, whose product is MGWRAIGALVVALAGIAPARIAQAAPTPETAEPPRAEERPYLVRSPHGDRPDPYYWLRDDQRREPAVLAHLAAENRYYDQQTAPYRPLVQQIEQELVGRLKQDDQSVPAAKGAWLYYRRFETGQQYPVYARKPRHGGREQVLLDVNALARGKAFYQLSNQELSPDGRWLAYAADTTGRREHTIRIRDLRSGRDLPDTLVGVEASLAWGSGGRLFYIAKDRQTLLGNTLKRHTLGQPVSRDPVLYREKDPSFYMGVGNSQDDSHIVLGLSSTVSSEMRVLPVGDRQERFRLLAPRARDVQYEAEHQGRRWVIKTDWQAPNFRLMTVDDQQIGDRARWQPLLAHDPKVFLDSFAVFKHHLVLNERSDALERVRIMPWRNLSQARYIDGGEPVYVAHTDTNLEQDTPWLRYAYSSLTTPDSTYEIHMDTGETRLRKRRPVLGGFRQENYRTERVWVTARDGARVPVSLLYRKDFQRNGQAPLYQYAYGAYGASISPDFNSTLFSLVDRGFVYAIAHVRGGQEMGRAWYDAGRVQNKRNTFTDFIDVTDQLVRDGYAARDKVFASGESAGGLLMGAIANMAPDRYRGLIAHVPFVDAVTTMLDHSIPLTTNEFDEWGNPQEKAAYDYILSYSPYDQVKRQAYPAMLVTTGLNDSQVQYFEPAKWVAKLRTHKTDANPLLFRINMEAGHGGRSGRFAQLAELAEDYAFMLTRLEGAK
- a CDS encoding DUF3047 domain-containing protein, which gives rise to MTRQWLSVSLGRGAFLTWASREARRASEAWFAPGVLGTGLALLAWGQAAGSWASSLPGPSRLPGERAATAQLPRLLGDFSAAAWASWENTTHLPWDPKNRYTRLDTAEGPVVRVDSQGAASMLLKQITHDAQREPIVSWRWRIAAPLVGGDETSKERDDCAARVYFLWGLRTRADLFTATGVGYVWGQGRRAGQIGPSPYTGQIGVITLRSGSQGAGEWQTERRDLEADYRACHKRPPPGPVTAIAILTDTDQTKVAATAWYSAIYAAPRR